Proteins from a single region of Lujinxingia litoralis:
- a CDS encoding phage holin family protein produces MQRRSDTQGQAGFNAAIHGLSEGFSNLVRQHVELARHEAKEELKQVATQVIGLVVFGALALVGYLLLLAAIVLLALWLGGSGPMFITCAVLAGLHLAVAGVAIARLSSQLNDSGVRLPQISEELERNKQWIKQLRKSSSPQLPAEPS; encoded by the coding sequence GTGCAACGCCGCTCCGACACGCAGGGCCAGGCCGGCTTCAACGCTGCCATCCACGGCCTCTCCGAAGGCTTCTCCAATCTGGTGCGCCAGCACGTAGAACTGGCTCGCCATGAAGCCAAAGAAGAGCTCAAGCAGGTCGCCACTCAGGTCATCGGCCTGGTGGTGTTCGGCGCCCTCGCGCTGGTCGGATACCTGCTTTTACTGGCAGCGATCGTGCTCCTCGCCCTCTGGCTCGGAGGCTCCGGGCCGATGTTCATCACCTGCGCCGTACTTGCCGGACTCCATCTGGCGGTAGCCGGCGTCGCGATCGCCCGTCTCTCCAGCCAACTCAACGACAGCGGCGTGCGCTTGCCTCAGATCTCCGAGGAGCTTGAAAGGAACAAGCAATGGATAAAACAACTTCGCAAGAGCTCGTCCCCACAGCTCCCGGCGGAGCCCTCGTAA
- a CDS encoding DUF3618 domain-containing protein has protein sequence MDKTTSQELVPTAPGGALVNIDSRPTPNSPDEIRREIEASRRQIATSLDMLQTEVRSTMERALDWRQWVHDHPKQTVGIAFGVGLYFALR, from the coding sequence ATGGATAAAACAACTTCGCAAGAGCTCGTCCCCACAGCTCCCGGCGGAGCCCTCGTAAACATCGACTCCCGCCCCACTCCCAACTCTCCCGACGAGATTCGGCGCGAAATCGAGGCTTCTCGCCGCCAGATCGCCACCAGCCTGGACATGCTCCAAACCGAGGTACGCTCCACCATGGAGCGGGCTCTTGACTGGCGCCAATGGGTCCACGACCATCCCAAGCAAACTGTTGGCATCGCCTTCGGGGTGGGGCTCTACTTTGCATTGCGCTGA
- a CDS encoding DUF883 family protein, whose protein sequence is MTEAKPTSAAPVTEPTGQPGISERAAEARTRIEQQYHEIEQGYDDTRQRLQEFNDQAVDFIRTNPGLSIVGALAAGYLIGRLASRRWLA, encoded by the coding sequence ATGACCGAGGCCAAACCCACTTCCGCCGCTCCCGTCACCGAGCCCACCGGCCAGCCCGGCATCAGCGAACGCGCTGCCGAGGCCCGCACCCGCATCGAGCAGCAGTACCACGAAATTGAGCAGGGCTACGATGATACCCGCCAGCGCCTCCAAGAGTTCAACGACCAGGCGGTCGACTTCATCCGCACCAACCCGGGTCTGAGCATCGTCGGCGCGCTCGCTGCCGGCTACCTGATCGGACGACTCGCAAGCCGGCGCTGGCTGGCCTGA
- a CDS encoding YtxH domain-containing protein, which produces MDWKKVINDVNRNVSSTYDASVENLLDRLGLEHRKSTMDVVLPMLGVFGAGIAVGASLGLLFAPKRGNELRSELRHSLEDLRERGNEKISQASRKSKEGMEATPATQAGDSSAARG; this is translated from the coding sequence ATGGATTGGAAGAAAGTCATCAATGACGTCAACCGCAACGTCAGCTCCACCTACGACGCCTCGGTCGAAAACCTCCTCGACCGCCTGGGCCTCGAACACCGCAAGTCCACCATGGATGTGGTCCTCCCCATGCTCGGCGTATTCGGCGCCGGCATCGCCGTGGGAGCCTCTCTCGGCCTGCTCTTCGCGCCGAAACGCGGCAATGAGCTGCGCAGTGAGCTGCGCCACTCCCTGGAAGACCTGCGAGAACGCGGCAACGAAAAAATCAGCCAGGCCAGCCGCAAGAGCAAAGAAGGTATGGAGGCCACGCCCGCCACACAGGCCGGCGACTCCTCCGCGGCACGTGGCTAA
- a CDS encoding serine/threonine protein kinase, which translates to MSEGMTQGVDSGAGTREYLEVVGGRYGLVRVLGEGALGRTYLAYELEGAETPVAVKELLPNRMKRWKDYELFHRECEMLRSLHHPGVPRYRAHFTIPGKDEGSPERPFLVQEYIEGKNLQDMLDEGRVFDEEQVRDVVRQTLEVLEYLHGLNPPVIHRDIKPANLMMRGDGSIAVIDFGAVRESVTADGLGSTIVGTFGYMPPEQYAGAAQPATDLFALGASAVQLLSGTPPGELFEGLHTFRLPEDLSVTLGFERVLLGMTEPEVGHRIQSAREVLDALADEFLMIPRTSVVGRLPVPHEILDAPRSFPGFFLRDAYLGRSHLGVVAINGVACLATISFPIAAGMTGMVSLAVLGAFIFLCTLGMAWAASSRAFHDIAVYRAGRYTLGEVTGRFTDIGGDTAKGVRLTYRFPVGTGYVYGSLATRDRAFQALRAGDPLGLIYLPETPEEHVMYAVPATWSKRQETQTKRKALEF; encoded by the coding sequence ATGAGCGAAGGCATGACTCAAGGCGTTGATAGCGGTGCCGGGACTCGGGAGTATCTCGAGGTGGTGGGCGGGCGTTACGGCCTAGTTCGTGTGCTCGGTGAGGGGGCGCTTGGGCGTACGTATCTCGCTTATGAACTCGAGGGGGCAGAGACACCAGTAGCCGTTAAGGAGTTGTTGCCCAACCGAATGAAGCGGTGGAAAGACTACGAACTCTTTCACCGTGAATGCGAGATGTTACGAAGTCTCCATCACCCGGGAGTTCCACGCTATCGCGCGCACTTTACGATTCCCGGGAAAGATGAAGGATCGCCAGAGCGCCCATTCCTCGTACAGGAGTATATTGAGGGGAAGAACCTCCAGGACATGCTTGATGAGGGGCGTGTTTTTGACGAGGAGCAGGTGCGTGATGTTGTGCGCCAGACGCTGGAGGTGCTGGAGTATCTGCACGGGCTCAACCCTCCGGTGATTCATCGGGATATTAAGCCTGCCAATCTGATGATGCGTGGCGACGGCTCGATTGCAGTGATTGACTTCGGGGCGGTGCGGGAGTCGGTCACCGCCGATGGGCTGGGGTCGACGATTGTTGGAACGTTCGGGTACATGCCGCCCGAGCAGTATGCAGGGGCGGCACAGCCGGCGACCGATCTATTTGCGCTGGGGGCCAGTGCGGTGCAACTTCTCAGCGGAACGCCGCCCGGGGAGCTTTTTGAGGGGCTGCATACCTTCCGCTTGCCTGAGGACCTTTCGGTAACCCTCGGCTTTGAGCGGGTACTACTCGGGATGACCGAGCCGGAGGTAGGGCACCGAATTCAAAGCGCTCGTGAGGTGTTGGACGCGTTGGCGGATGAGTTTTTGATGATTCCCCGAACATCGGTGGTGGGGCGCTTGCCTGTTCCTCACGAGATTCTCGATGCTCCGCGCTCTTTCCCGGGGTTTTTCTTAAGAGACGCCTATCTGGGACGAAGTCACCTGGGAGTCGTGGCGATCAATGGTGTGGCATGCCTGGCGACGATCAGTTTTCCTATCGCCGCGGGGATGACCGGGATGGTGAGCCTGGCGGTGTTGGGGGCCTTTATCTTCCTGTGTACGTTGGGCATGGCCTGGGCGGCCAGCTCCCGGGCGTTTCACGATATCGCGGTGTATCGAGCCGGAAGGTATACGCTGGGAGAGGTCACCGGGAGGTTTACGGACATTGGTGGTGACACGGCCAAAGGGGTTCGGCTGACGTATCGCTTCCCGGTTGGGACGGGATATGTCTATGGGAGTCTTGCGACGAGGGATCGAGCCTTTCAAGCGTTGCGTGCGGGGGACCCGCTGGGATTAATCTATCTGCCGGAAACGCCTGAGGAGCATGTGATGTATGCCGTGCCTGCAACATGGTCGAAGCGTCAGGAGACTCAGACAAAGCGTAAGGCGCTGGAATTCTGA
- a CDS encoding polysaccharide biosynthesis/export family protein has product MTHSRVQFCWWAALVAIVAFLSACAHERVDPAYLALVEQQAELPPTGELGPGDRFLLRVYGEEGLSGEFTVGADGTINFPHIGRFRAEGLTCTDVEVELTLGLGQHVLKDPNVQCTIMEYNSKRIFIFGEVREPGTFPYKNNISIIEAFALAGGFSERASTNNTKLTRVVDGVEIQVRVPLQEIVEGRQRNLRLLPGDIIFVPESAY; this is encoded by the coding sequence GTGACTCATTCTCGGGTGCAATTCTGCTGGTGGGCGGCGCTGGTTGCCATCGTCGCGTTTTTGAGCGCATGCGCTCATGAGCGCGTCGATCCGGCTTACCTGGCGCTTGTGGAGCAGCAAGCAGAGCTGCCGCCGACCGGCGAGTTGGGGCCAGGAGATCGTTTTTTGTTGCGCGTTTATGGGGAGGAGGGGTTAAGCGGCGAGTTTACGGTTGGCGCGGATGGTACCATTAACTTTCCGCATATCGGGCGTTTCCGTGCAGAAGGGCTTACCTGCACTGATGTGGAGGTTGAGCTGACCCTGGGGCTTGGTCAGCATGTGCTCAAGGATCCCAACGTTCAGTGCACGATCATGGAGTATAACTCCAAGCGCATCTTTATCTTTGGTGAGGTTCGGGAGCCGGGAACCTTCCCCTATAAAAATAATATCAGCATCATCGAAGCCTTTGCGTTGGCCGGGGGCTTTAGCGAGCGTGCAAGTACGAACAATACCAAGCTTACCCGGGTCGTCGACGGGGTGGAGATTCAGGTGCGTGTGCCGCTCCAGGAGATCGTGGAAGGGCGTCAGAGAAACCTGCGACTCCTCCCGGGGGACATTATTTTCGTGCCGGAATCTGCGTACTGA
- a CDS encoding AgmX/PglI C-terminal domain-containing protein translates to MAKASGRKILRVGLIQNEKVLEERLLRKEETVTIGSDYKRNLLVVPASNLPKSFVLFEHAGGSYVLQFTEKMEGRVSRGGSVQSLAELRSSGVAKKKGDVYQVKLDATMRGRVVLEDTTVLFQFVTPPPVRPVPALPASMRGGLLQGIDRPLAVLILLSAIIQVGFVVFVENKQWPVPEETEFRIPDRIARIMVEEPEDEPEPEIPEIENEEGEDSGEGPAEPAEAAPAEPSRTPEDVAESRQEERLRLTEQVRDATVLRVLTAEGEGGESAIARVTDSLRNIGADEAFAGSERIEYSAGGGDRLELGRGDRDADGVGTSASIGEIGSTKGASKAKGGVDTGERKTKEIKARPISIPNPDDAVGGNFDQNAVSRALRRIQRNIQDCYERELRRNNSASGTVRVVVTISAAGSRGRVSDTQVAVDEVGGGVGQCVAGEIQRRLRVPSPDGGDAMFTLPFVFSPGS, encoded by the coding sequence ATGGCAAAAGCATCCGGTCGAAAAATTCTACGGGTTGGCTTGATCCAGAACGAAAAAGTTCTGGAGGAGCGTCTCCTGCGCAAGGAGGAGACGGTCACGATCGGATCAGACTACAAGCGAAATTTGCTTGTAGTGCCTGCCTCCAACCTGCCCAAATCCTTTGTGCTCTTTGAGCACGCAGGTGGCAGCTACGTGCTGCAGTTTACGGAAAAGATGGAGGGGCGGGTCTCCCGAGGAGGCTCGGTACAATCGCTGGCCGAGCTTCGGTCCAGTGGGGTCGCCAAGAAGAAGGGCGATGTCTACCAGGTCAAACTCGATGCGACGATGCGTGGTCGCGTGGTCCTCGAAGATACGACCGTGCTCTTTCAATTTGTCACGCCTCCTCCGGTGCGACCGGTGCCTGCGCTTCCCGCTTCCATGCGTGGAGGCCTGTTGCAGGGAATCGATCGTCCGCTGGCAGTTCTGATCTTACTCTCCGCCATCATTCAGGTCGGCTTTGTTGTGTTCGTCGAGAACAAGCAATGGCCCGTGCCCGAGGAGACGGAGTTTCGGATTCCCGATCGAATTGCCCGCATTATGGTCGAGGAGCCGGAAGATGAGCCGGAGCCCGAGATTCCGGAAATCGAGAACGAAGAGGGCGAGGATAGCGGAGAAGGTCCGGCGGAACCCGCCGAGGCCGCTCCCGCCGAGCCCAGTCGCACGCCGGAAGACGTCGCGGAGTCCCGTCAGGAAGAGCGTCTGCGTCTGACCGAGCAGGTTCGTGATGCAACGGTTCTCCGAGTTCTTACCGCGGAGGGCGAAGGCGGGGAGTCGGCCATTGCCCGGGTGACCGACAGTCTGCGCAACATTGGCGCGGACGAGGCGTTTGCCGGCTCGGAGCGCATTGAGTATTCGGCCGGCGGTGGTGATCGTCTGGAACTTGGGCGCGGTGACCGCGATGCGGATGGCGTGGGTACGAGCGCATCGATCGGTGAGATCGGTTCGACCAAAGGTGCGTCCAAGGCCAAAGGCGGAGTTGATACCGGCGAGCGAAAGACCAAAGAGATAAAAGCTCGCCCGATTTCGATTCCCAACCCGGATGATGCGGTCGGAGGGAATTTCGATCAAAATGCCGTGTCGCGCGCACTTCGTAGAATTCAGCGAAACATCCAGGATTGTTACGAGCGGGAGCTTCGTCGCAACAACTCGGCATCGGGTACGGTTCGAGTGGTGGTGACGATTTCCGCGGCGGGTTCACGCGGGCGCGTCAGTGATACGCAGGTAGCGGTGGACGAAGTCGGTGGTGGCGTCGGTCAGTGTGTGGCCGGCGAGATTCAACGCCGTCTGCGTGTTCCCTCGCCCGATGGCGGGGACGCGATGTTCACGTTGCCCTTTGTTTTCTCCCCCGGTAGTTGA
- a CDS encoding ExbD/TolR family protein, which translates to MADNQQSGFKRDDEEWIKAQRARDAKRAKSAARRKADEGGSLNINSLMDIMVIMLVFLLKSYGDEPLKAIDEDLKVPSSASQLNPEDSTTITVTRSSILVDDNFAVDVKDGAIDPSKKRDGEASAMVINPLLEEITKAVEQKKNEQRLLQEDYVPEATIIADQSTPHRLMLEVLFTASQAQLNQFRFAVIRSTFTSLGGQSAE; encoded by the coding sequence ATGGCAGATAATCAGCAAAGCGGCTTTAAGCGCGACGACGAAGAGTGGATCAAGGCGCAGCGGGCTCGGGATGCCAAACGCGCTAAGAGCGCTGCTCGCCGGAAGGCAGATGAAGGCGGGAGCCTTAATATTAACTCCCTGATGGACATCATGGTCATCATGCTCGTCTTCCTGCTTAAGAGCTATGGCGACGAGCCGCTCAAGGCGATCGATGAAGACCTCAAGGTTCCGTCGAGTGCCTCTCAGCTTAATCCGGAAGATTCCACCACGATTACCGTGACGCGTTCCTCCATCCTGGTGGACGATAACTTTGCGGTAGATGTGAAAGATGGCGCCATCGATCCCAGCAAGAAGCGGGATGGAGAGGCGTCGGCAATGGTCATCAATCCCTTGCTTGAAGAAATCACCAAGGCGGTTGAACAGAAGAAGAACGAGCAACGTCTTCTTCAGGAAGACTATGTGCCGGAGGCTACGATCATCGCTGATCAGAGCACCCCGCACCGCTTGATGCTGGAGGTGCTTTTCACGGCGTCTCAGGCACAGCTCAATCAGTTCCGTTTTGCGGTGATTCGCTCCACGTTTACGTCCCTGGGTGGCCAAAGCGCGGAATGA
- a CDS encoding ExbD/TolR family protein yields the protein MARRPREEIGLPEDLNLAPMMNLVIILIPMLLLSVVFLEVSVINVTMPVGGAATSDREKPEEDKQPLNLAISMSAQGFYITAAGTKMQPMPGCPTGGPSICLEDDSIDTAARFEEARRLYAADDKVRGEEVLLEGLSAYNYRELYNRLSIIKNEFPEETTVTLTADDKLPFALTTRVMDVVRYRLEEDSYDSNAEFWDSKPRAEGDTYAILFGDPAFGMMQ from the coding sequence ATGGCTCGCCGTCCACGCGAGGAAATCGGACTGCCCGAAGACCTCAACCTGGCACCGATGATGAACCTGGTCATCATCCTGATTCCCATGCTTCTGTTGTCCGTGGTCTTCCTGGAGGTCAGCGTCATTAACGTGACGATGCCTGTAGGCGGGGCGGCAACTTCCGATCGCGAAAAGCCGGAAGAAGATAAGCAGCCGCTTAATCTGGCAATCAGCATGTCAGCCCAGGGCTTCTACATCACGGCGGCTGGCACCAAGATGCAGCCGATGCCCGGATGTCCCACCGGTGGACCCTCGATCTGTCTGGAAGATGACTCGATCGATACCGCCGCACGCTTTGAAGAGGCGCGTCGCCTTTACGCAGCGGATGATAAAGTCCGCGGTGAAGAGGTGCTCCTGGAAGGGCTCAGCGCGTACAATTATCGCGAGCTCTACAACCGTCTCTCAATCATTAAAAATGAATTTCCTGAAGAAACCACCGTCACGCTTACGGCCGACGATAAGCTGCCCTTCGCGCTTACGACCCGTGTGATGGACGTGGTTCGCTATCGCCTGGAGGAAGATTCCTACGACTCCAACGCGGAGTTCTGGGACTCGAAACCTCGCGCCGAGGGTGACACCTACGCGATCCTCTTTGGTGACCCGGCGTTTGGCATGATGCAGTAA
- a CDS encoding MotA/TolQ/ExbB proton channel family protein — protein sequence MAAISEAFRDGGFWMYIILVTSVIALGVTLERFFFLFFKFNMNAQAFMAQIQKLVMADNVDRAIKLCNAASSRALPHVIKAGLTRANKGEVEIQNAMEEATLEIVPKIQKRTNSLQTIANVATLMGLLGTIMGLIEAFEALESATPENRQRMLSRGIAMAMNTTAFGLIVAIPTMIAHLVLSGVTKKILDEIDMYSVKLENLLVTRGKGGPVE from the coding sequence ATGGCTGCGATCAGTGAAGCCTTTCGCGATGGTGGTTTCTGGATGTACATCATCCTTGTCACCAGCGTCATCGCACTTGGCGTGACTCTTGAGCGTTTCTTCTTCCTGTTCTTCAAGTTTAACATGAACGCGCAAGCGTTTATGGCGCAGATCCAGAAACTGGTGATGGCCGACAACGTCGACCGCGCGATTAAGCTGTGCAACGCCGCCTCGTCGCGCGCGCTGCCGCACGTCATCAAGGCTGGTCTGACTCGTGCCAATAAGGGCGAGGTCGAGATTCAGAACGCGATGGAAGAAGCGACTCTGGAAATCGTGCCTAAGATTCAAAAGCGGACCAACTCGCTGCAGACCATCGCTAACGTTGCGACCCTGATGGGTCTCCTCGGTACGATTATGGGTCTGATCGAGGCGTTCGAGGCGCTGGAAAGCGCCACCCCGGAAAACCGCCAGCGCATGCTTTCTCGCGGTATCGCCATGGCCATGAACACCACGGCGTTCGGTCTGATTGTGGCCATCCCCACGATGATCGCTCACCTGGTGCTTTCGGGCGTGACCAAGAAGATTCTCGACGAAATCGACATGTACAGTGTCAAGCTCGAGAACCTTCTGGTGACCCGCGGCAAGGGTGGCCCGGTCGAGTAA
- a CDS encoding tetratricopeptide repeat protein gives MSSRILTRTLLGVSLSAILLAGCSGAPVEPDEIPAEGNVAELLPGAAEPGDSEPGEPAQATTSQARAQNAPGVAPASGHVQARIDAALARIDDGDANTAIEILSDLVGEPEGGYLAAYNLGVIYDRRGEGENAVRRYVQALQLEPDFTPALVNLIRLYLRADALSDADSVARRMLEARPDNLDHRAARLEVTIAQGRYEDAVRGARDILRQDERHVEAMFQMARANYRLERLELGRSILASALKLSPERADLYYLFGVIEWDLENDEGAIANFEKAIELQPFFPEARNNLAVLLHQAGDYPGAIAHLKQAVTDFPEFKQAYVNLGNSQKGAGEYGQAEASFKRAIALDGAFADAHFNLGILYLESEVPGYEAMERYTKAIESFNEYRAASRDRLGADDPVNAYINEANNAIEQERAREEMLRRQQMLQQQQEEPAPADDDTGGDDV, from the coding sequence ATGAGTTCGCGGATTCTGACCCGAACGCTGCTGGGGGTATCGCTGAGCGCCATCCTTCTCGCCGGGTGTTCAGGCGCGCCGGTTGAACCCGATGAGATCCCCGCAGAGGGGAACGTGGCGGAATTGTTGCCCGGCGCCGCGGAGCCCGGTGACTCCGAGCCCGGGGAACCGGCGCAAGCGACGACGTCGCAGGCCCGAGCGCAGAACGCCCCCGGTGTGGCGCCGGCCTCCGGTCATGTGCAGGCGCGCATTGATGCCGCGCTCGCCAGAATTGACGACGGAGATGCGAACACTGCGATCGAGATTCTCAGCGATCTGGTCGGCGAGCCCGAAGGTGGATATCTCGCGGCGTACAACCTGGGCGTGATTTACGATCGCCGGGGAGAAGGCGAAAACGCGGTACGGCGTTATGTTCAGGCCCTGCAGCTGGAGCCCGATTTTACGCCGGCGCTGGTCAATCTGATTCGCCTCTATTTGCGCGCTGATGCGCTTTCGGACGCGGACTCCGTGGCGCGGCGGATGTTGGAAGCGCGCCCCGATAATCTCGATCATCGCGCCGCCCGATTGGAGGTGACGATCGCCCAGGGGCGCTACGAAGATGCCGTACGTGGTGCCCGGGATATTCTCCGGCAGGACGAGCGTCATGTGGAGGCAATGTTCCAGATGGCTCGGGCCAACTACCGGCTGGAGCGGCTGGAACTCGGGCGCTCCATCCTGGCAAGTGCGTTGAAGCTCTCCCCGGAGCGTGCCGATCTCTACTACCTCTTCGGGGTCATTGAGTGGGATCTGGAGAACGATGAAGGGGCGATCGCAAACTTTGAGAAGGCCATTGAGCTTCAGCCTTTTTTCCCGGAGGCGCGCAACAACCTCGCCGTGCTCTTGCATCAGGCCGGTGACTACCCCGGAGCGATCGCTCACCTGAAACAGGCCGTCACGGACTTTCCGGAGTTTAAACAGGCCTACGTCAATCTGGGGAACTCTCAGAAAGGCGCCGGGGAGTACGGTCAGGCTGAGGCGTCTTTCAAGCGGGCGATCGCCCTGGACGGGGCCTTCGCCGACGCTCACTTCAATCTGGGGATCCTTTACCTGGAGAGCGAAGTGCCTGGCTATGAGGCGATGGAGCGCTATACCAAAGCGATCGAGTCCTTTAACGAGTATCGCGCGGCCAGCCGCGATCGCCTGGGCGCCGACGATCCGGTGAACGCCTATATCAACGAGGCGAACAACGCCATTGAGCAAGAACGCGCGCGCGAAGAGATGTTGCGTCGCCAGCAAATGCTTCAACAGCAACAAGAGGAGCCTGCTCCGGCCGACGACGATACAGGAGGTGATGATGTCTGA